A window of the Parambassis ranga chromosome 17, fParRan2.1, whole genome shotgun sequence genome harbors these coding sequences:
- the slc39a6 gene encoding zinc transporter ZIP6 isoform X2 produces MMEEAMRAAALALMLLFVVSAGSASSDCGPSTTEASGDARVLSAVVDAQRAERSQRQHLEALFNRYGENGTISLAGLKRLLQNVGLDRIRTVMVKHHEQPGHHDHHDHEDHPHHHHHHHHHDNNSHHHKHDHGDSSQSKTFSKKTENQDVPGKKSEDSGGHLKLYDKRTAPVAQEGGTTAPYSAKLLVKPQDRPSPAGEQTTGTTTESHIQETAVDQDHLQNHSLDGAECLNASSILSSHGMSQEAGVTLGDFSFLCPALLNQIDGGACILHGDASEHEEREHKHHRHAHGHHGDHNRSDHSERSGGENSRNITIAWVGGFLSITIISLLSLLGVVLIPLMNRVFFKFLLSFLVALAVGTLSGDAFLHLIPHAQGGHHHHHEDALVEEHHVLHDEREEDLDAVWKGLTALSGVYFMFLIEHFLTLGKMYKDKKQKIQKKWEQNDKADPEKQPALGENDLKPSEDVETNGAGTFGDHSSSLHSGGGTAEEEQVMLAPQVSVVSPQAYGRASDTTAYTAEDCENKCHSHFHDTVGQADSMHHHHHDYHHILHHHHSQNHHPHSHSHSYSEQHFQQAGVATLAWMVIMGDGLHNFSDGLAIGAAFTEGLSSGLSTSVAVFCHELPHELGDFAVLLKAGMTVRQAILYNVLSAMMAYLGMVTGILIGHYAENISMWIFALTAGLFMYVALVDMVPEMLHNDAGDHGFSHWGFFLLQNAGILLGFCIMLLIAVFEHKIQLDLGY; encoded by the exons atgatggaggaggCGATGAGAGCGGCGGCGCTCGCTCTGATGCTGCTCTTCGTCGTGAGCGCCGGGTCGGCCAGTTCAGACTGCGGCCCGTCCACCACGGAGGCGAGCGGTGACGCCCGCGTCCTGTCGGCCGTGGTGGACGCTCAGAGAGCTGAGCGGAGCCAGAGGCAGCACCTGGAGGCTCTGTTCAACAG GTACGGAGAGAACGGCACCATCTCTCTGGCGGGTCTGAAGCGCCTCCTGCAGAATGTGGGCCTCGACCGCATCCGCACTGTCATGGTGAAGCACCACGAGCAACCGGGACACCATGACCACCATGACCATGAagaccacccccaccaccaccatcatcatcatcatcatgacaaCAACTCCCATCACCACAAGCACGACCACGGCGACTCTTCACAGTCCAAGACATTTTCAAAGAAGACTGAAAATCAGGACGTGCCGGGGAAGAAGAGCGAGGACTCGGGCGGTCACCTCAAGCTGTATGATAAAAGAACTGCACCGGTGGCTCAGGAGGGCGGCACCACGGCGCCATACAGCGCCAAGCTGCTGGTGAAGCCGCAGGACCGGCCGAGTCCTGCAGGGGAGCAAACCACGGGGACGACCACGGAGAGCCACATACAGGAAACCGCTGTGGACCAGGATCACCTCCAAAACCACAGCCTGGACGGAGCAGAG TGTCTGAACGCCTCCAGCATCCTCTCCTCACACGGGATGTCTCAGGAGGCCGGCGTGACGCTCGGAGACTTCAGCTTCCTCTGCCCCGCCCTCCTCAACCAGATCGACGGGGGAGCCTGCATCCTGCACGGAGACGCCTCCGAGCACGAGGAGAGAG AGCATAAGCACCACAGACATGCTCATGGTCACCATGGAGACCACAACCGCTCTGACCACAGTGAGCGCAGCGGAGGCGAGAACAGCAGGAACATCACGATAG cgtGGGTTGGCGGGTTCCtctccatcaccatcatcagcCTGCTCTCCCTGCTCGGCGTCGTCCTCATCCCGCTCATGAACAGAGTCTTCTTTAAGTTCCTCCTCAGCTTCCTGGTGGCGCTGGCCGTGGGAACGCTGAGCGGCGACGCCTTCCTGCACCTCATCCCCCAC GCTCAGGGAggtcaccatcaccaccacgaGGATGCCTTGGTGGAGGAACatcatgtcctccatgatgagcGGGAGGAGGACCTGGATGCGGTGTGGAAGGGTCTGACGGCCCTGAGCGGGGTCTACTTCATGTTTCTTATCGAACACTTCCTGACGCTGGGAAAGATGTACAAAGACAAGAAGCAAAAG ATCCAGAAGAAGTGGGAGCAGAACGACAAAGCAGATCCAGAGAAGCAGCCTGCTCTGGGGGAGAACGACCTGAAGCCAAGTGAAG ATGTGGAGACGAACGGCGCCGGTACGTTTGGCGACCACTCGAGCAGCCTGCACAGTGGCGGCGGCACggcggaggaggagcaggtgatgtTGGCGCCGCAGGTGTCCGTGGTGTCGCCGCAGGCCTACGGCCGGGCGTCGGACACCACCGCCTACACCGCAGAGGACTGCGAGAACAAGTGCCACTCCCACTTCCACGACACGGTGGGCCAGGCTGACAGcatgcaccaccaccaccacgacTACCACCACatcctgcaccaccaccactcccAGAACCACCACCCGCACAGCCACTCCCACTCCTACTCGGAGCAGCACTTCCAGCAGGCCGGCGTGGCGACGCTCGCCTGGATGGTCATCATGGGGGACGGACTGCACAACTTCAGTGACGGCCTCGCCATCG GCGCGGCCTTCACGGAGGGTCTGTCCAGCGGTCTGAGCACGTCTGTGGCCGTCTTCTGCCACGAGCTGCCTCACGAGCTCG GTGACTTTGCGGTGCTTCTGAAGGCCGGCATGACGGTGCGTCAGGCCATCCTGTACAACGTGCTGTCAGCCATGATGGCCTACCTTGGCATGGTGACGGGCATTTTGATCGGACACTACGCTGAGAACATCTCCATGTGGATATTCGCCCTCACGGCGGGACTCTTCATGTACGTGGCCCTGGTGGACATG GTGCCTGAGATGTTACACAATGATGCCGGCGACCACGGCTTCAGCCACTGgggcttcttcctcctccagaaCGCCGGCATCCTGCTGGGCTTCTGCATCATGCTGCTTATCGCCGTCTTCGAGCACAAAATCCAGCTGGACCTGGGATACTGA
- the slc39a6 gene encoding zinc transporter ZIP6 isoform X1 codes for MFYIVCNKLPVSSAEMMEEAMRAAALALMLLFVVSAGSASSDCGPSTTEASGDARVLSAVVDAQRAERSQRQHLEALFNRYGENGTISLAGLKRLLQNVGLDRIRTVMVKHHEQPGHHDHHDHEDHPHHHHHHHHHDNNSHHHKHDHGDSSQSKTFSKKTENQDVPGKKSEDSGGHLKLYDKRTAPVAQEGGTTAPYSAKLLVKPQDRPSPAGEQTTGTTTESHIQETAVDQDHLQNHSLDGAECLNASSILSSHGMSQEAGVTLGDFSFLCPALLNQIDGGACILHGDASEHEEREHKHHRHAHGHHGDHNRSDHSERSGGENSRNITIAWVGGFLSITIISLLSLLGVVLIPLMNRVFFKFLLSFLVALAVGTLSGDAFLHLIPHAQGGHHHHHEDALVEEHHVLHDEREEDLDAVWKGLTALSGVYFMFLIEHFLTLGKMYKDKKQKIQKKWEQNDKADPEKQPALGENDLKPSEDVETNGAGTFGDHSSSLHSGGGTAEEEQVMLAPQVSVVSPQAYGRASDTTAYTAEDCENKCHSHFHDTVGQADSMHHHHHDYHHILHHHHSQNHHPHSHSHSYSEQHFQQAGVATLAWMVIMGDGLHNFSDGLAIGAAFTEGLSSGLSTSVAVFCHELPHELGDFAVLLKAGMTVRQAILYNVLSAMMAYLGMVTGILIGHYAENISMWIFALTAGLFMYVALVDMVPEMLHNDAGDHGFSHWGFFLLQNAGILLGFCIMLLIAVFEHKIQLDLGY; via the exons ATGTTTTACATTGTGTGTAATaagcttcctgtttcctctgcagagatgatggaggaggCGATGAGAGCGGCGGCGCTCGCTCTGATGCTGCTCTTCGTCGTGAGCGCCGGGTCGGCCAGTTCAGACTGCGGCCCGTCCACCACGGAGGCGAGCGGTGACGCCCGCGTCCTGTCGGCCGTGGTGGACGCTCAGAGAGCTGAGCGGAGCCAGAGGCAGCACCTGGAGGCTCTGTTCAACAG GTACGGAGAGAACGGCACCATCTCTCTGGCGGGTCTGAAGCGCCTCCTGCAGAATGTGGGCCTCGACCGCATCCGCACTGTCATGGTGAAGCACCACGAGCAACCGGGACACCATGACCACCATGACCATGAagaccacccccaccaccaccatcatcatcatcatcatgacaaCAACTCCCATCACCACAAGCACGACCACGGCGACTCTTCACAGTCCAAGACATTTTCAAAGAAGACTGAAAATCAGGACGTGCCGGGGAAGAAGAGCGAGGACTCGGGCGGTCACCTCAAGCTGTATGATAAAAGAACTGCACCGGTGGCTCAGGAGGGCGGCACCACGGCGCCATACAGCGCCAAGCTGCTGGTGAAGCCGCAGGACCGGCCGAGTCCTGCAGGGGAGCAAACCACGGGGACGACCACGGAGAGCCACATACAGGAAACCGCTGTGGACCAGGATCACCTCCAAAACCACAGCCTGGACGGAGCAGAG TGTCTGAACGCCTCCAGCATCCTCTCCTCACACGGGATGTCTCAGGAGGCCGGCGTGACGCTCGGAGACTTCAGCTTCCTCTGCCCCGCCCTCCTCAACCAGATCGACGGGGGAGCCTGCATCCTGCACGGAGACGCCTCCGAGCACGAGGAGAGAG AGCATAAGCACCACAGACATGCTCATGGTCACCATGGAGACCACAACCGCTCTGACCACAGTGAGCGCAGCGGAGGCGAGAACAGCAGGAACATCACGATAG cgtGGGTTGGCGGGTTCCtctccatcaccatcatcagcCTGCTCTCCCTGCTCGGCGTCGTCCTCATCCCGCTCATGAACAGAGTCTTCTTTAAGTTCCTCCTCAGCTTCCTGGTGGCGCTGGCCGTGGGAACGCTGAGCGGCGACGCCTTCCTGCACCTCATCCCCCAC GCTCAGGGAggtcaccatcaccaccacgaGGATGCCTTGGTGGAGGAACatcatgtcctccatgatgagcGGGAGGAGGACCTGGATGCGGTGTGGAAGGGTCTGACGGCCCTGAGCGGGGTCTACTTCATGTTTCTTATCGAACACTTCCTGACGCTGGGAAAGATGTACAAAGACAAGAAGCAAAAG ATCCAGAAGAAGTGGGAGCAGAACGACAAAGCAGATCCAGAGAAGCAGCCTGCTCTGGGGGAGAACGACCTGAAGCCAAGTGAAG ATGTGGAGACGAACGGCGCCGGTACGTTTGGCGACCACTCGAGCAGCCTGCACAGTGGCGGCGGCACggcggaggaggagcaggtgatgtTGGCGCCGCAGGTGTCCGTGGTGTCGCCGCAGGCCTACGGCCGGGCGTCGGACACCACCGCCTACACCGCAGAGGACTGCGAGAACAAGTGCCACTCCCACTTCCACGACACGGTGGGCCAGGCTGACAGcatgcaccaccaccaccacgacTACCACCACatcctgcaccaccaccactcccAGAACCACCACCCGCACAGCCACTCCCACTCCTACTCGGAGCAGCACTTCCAGCAGGCCGGCGTGGCGACGCTCGCCTGGATGGTCATCATGGGGGACGGACTGCACAACTTCAGTGACGGCCTCGCCATCG GCGCGGCCTTCACGGAGGGTCTGTCCAGCGGTCTGAGCACGTCTGTGGCCGTCTTCTGCCACGAGCTGCCTCACGAGCTCG GTGACTTTGCGGTGCTTCTGAAGGCCGGCATGACGGTGCGTCAGGCCATCCTGTACAACGTGCTGTCAGCCATGATGGCCTACCTTGGCATGGTGACGGGCATTTTGATCGGACACTACGCTGAGAACATCTCCATGTGGATATTCGCCCTCACGGCGGGACTCTTCATGTACGTGGCCCTGGTGGACATG GTGCCTGAGATGTTACACAATGATGCCGGCGACCACGGCTTCAGCCACTGgggcttcttcctcctccagaaCGCCGGCATCCTGCTGGGCTTCTGCATCATGCTGCTTATCGCCGTCTTCGAGCACAAAATCCAGCTGGACCTGGGATACTGA
- the LOC114449771 gene encoding zinc finger protein 709-like: protein MSAVQTLREFMNERLTAAVEEIFTFFEHTVVQYEQELHSQRRLLEEVISKPDVQLLITAELSQRHDHQEEELLFSQQLCSQRRNPSLDQEQVEPPQIKEEEEEEGCSSQEAEQLVLKQEADPSVVTPPYESEPIREQLLSQDQEQSQHVDSGSKQVCYLCNTCGERFTALSMFKKHAARHKEQPHSCTICGKGFSKATNLTAHMRIHTGEKPYSCKTCGKSFSKATNLTGHMRTHTGEKPYSCKTCEKSFSRSDALNVHMRTHTGDRPYFCKICGKTFTDLSASRQHTAIHTGDRRCPCSICGKRFISRSLLNSHMRSHTGEKPYSCKICGRSLSHRSSLNAHMRIHTGEKPYPCETCGKSFSFLSAYKSHMRSHSVEKPHSCTICGKSFLHNSGLISHMRIHRDEEPCCCATCGESFPHNTALNAHMRSHAVKKLYSCETCGKTLSFMSAYKNHLNEHRVEKPYACTKCDMCFSESSSLAIHIRVHAEGGGETSVKKTGRPLPSVFVLVSKMSAVQTLREFMNERLTAAVEEIFTFFEHTVVQYEQELHSQRRLLEEVISKPDVQLLITAELSQQHDCQEEERLPDQQRVSSLDQEDPPGIKEEEEEEGYSSQEAEQLALKRGAGPSVVTPPCDESEPIREQLCSHSSQDQEESQHVDPGSKRACYLCNTCGERFVALSTFKKHAATHKEQPHSCTTCGKDFNTVSNLTVHMRTHTGERPFSCKTCGKDFNTSSNLTVHMRTHTGEKPYSCKMCGKSFSRNDALQIHMRSHTGDRPYFCKFCGKTFTDSSTLRRHTELHTGDRCCPCPVCGKRFSNTSLLTSHMRSHTGEKPFYCEVCGKSFRHSAGLNAHMRIHRGEKPYFCKLCGKSFHHNTGLNAHMRLHAGEKPFTCDTCGQSFSTSAACENHMKEHTVEKPYTCTTCSMSFSQHRNLEIHMKAHGEHGGGTSVEGNSL, encoded by the exons ATGTCTGCGGTCCAGACTCTGAGAGAGTTCATGAACGAGCGGCTGACCGCTGCTGTGGAGGAGATCTTCACGTTCTTCGAACACACTGTGGTCCAGTACGAGCAGGAGCTGCACAGCCAGCGCAGGCTGCTGGAGGAGGTCATCAGCAAGCCCGACGTACAGCTGCTCATCACCG CAGAGCTCTCGCAGCGGCATGAccatcaggaggaggagcttcTGTTCAGCCAGCAGCTCTGTAGCCAGAGGAGGAACCCCAGTCTGGACCAGGAGCAAGTAGAACCTCCACAgataaaagaggaggaggaggaggaaggatgcaGCAGTCAGGAGGCAGAGCAGCTTGTCCTGAAGCAGGAGGCGGATCCCTCTGTGGTGACTCCTCCTTATGaatctgaaccaatcagagagcagctccTCTCTCAGGATCAGGAACAAAGCCAGCATGTGGACTCTGGATCTAAGCAGGTGTGTTACCTGTGCAACACCTGTGGGGAACGATTTACAGCTTTGTCGATGTTTAAAAAACACGCAGCCAGACACAAAGAGCAGCCACACAGCTGCACAATATGTGGGAAAGGTTTCAGCAAAGCTACTAATCTCACGGCCCACATGAGAATTCACACAGGGGAGAAGCCGTATTCTTGTAAAACATGTGGGAAGAGCTTCAGTAAAGCTACGAATCTCACAGGCCACATGAGAACTCACACAGGGGAGAAGCCGTATTCTTGTAAAACATGTGAGAAAAGTTTCAGTCGAAGCGATGCATTAAATGTCCACATGAGGACACACACGGGTGATCGGCCATACTTTTGTAAGATCTGTGGGAAAACGTTCACCGACTTATCGGCATCTCGACAACATACAGCCATCCACACGGGTGACAGGCGCTGCCCCTGCTCCATCTGTGGGAAAAGGTTCATCAGTAGGTCGCTTTTGAACAGTCACATGCGATCgcacacaggagagaagccCTACTCTTGTAAAATATGTGGTAGAAGTTTGAGTCACCGCAGCAGCTTAAACGCCCACATGAGgattcacacaggagagaagccGTACCCCTGCGAGACCTGCGGAAAgtcattttctttcttgtcaGCTTATAAAAGTCACATGAGATCTCACTCAGTGGAGAAGCCGCACTCCTGTACAATATGTGGGAAAAGTTTCCTTCACAATTCTGGCCTTATTAGCCACATGAGGATTCACAGGGACGAGGAGCCGTGTTGCTGCGCAACATGTGGAGAAAGCTTCCCTCATAATACAGCTTTAAATGCCCACATGAGGAGTCACGCAGTGAAGAAGCTGTACTCCTGTGAGACCTGCGGGAAAACACTGTCTTTCATGTCGGCGTATAAAAATCACCTAAACGAGCACAGAGTGGAGAAACCATACGCCTGTACAAAGTGCGACATGTGTTTCAGTGAGAGCAGCAGTTTAGCAATACACATTAGAGTCCatgcagaaggaggaggagaaacatctgtgaagaaaacaggt CGCCCTCTAC CTTCCGTGTTTGTGTTAGTGAGTAAAATGTCTGCGGTCCAGACTCTGAGAGAGTTCATGAACGAGCGGCTGACCGCTGCTGTGGAGGAGATCTTCACGTTCTTCGAACACACTGTGGTCCAGTACGAGCAGGAGCTGCACAGCCAGCGCAGGCTGCTGGAGGAGGTCATCAGCAAGCCCGACGTACAGCTGCTCATCACCG CAGAACTCTCACAGCAACATgactgtcaggaggaggagcgcCTGCCAGACCAGCAGAGggtctccagtctggaccaggaggacccTCCAGGAattaaagaggaggaggaggaggaaggatacAGCAGTCAGGAGGCAGAGCAGCTTGCCCTGAAGCGGGGGGCGGGTCCCTCTGTGGTGACTCCTCCTTGTGATGaatctgaaccaatcagagagcagctcTGCTCTCACAGCTCTCAGGATCAGGAAGAAAGCCAGCATGTGGACCCAGGCTCAAAGCGTGCGTGTTACCTGTGCAACACCTGTGGGGAGCGATTTGTAGCGTTGTCAACCTTTAAAAaacatgcagccacacacaaagagcagccACACAGCTGCACAACATGTGGGAAAGATTTCAACACTGTTAGCAACCTGACTGTCCACATGAGGACTCACACAGGAGAGAGGCCCTTTTcctgcaaaacatgtgggaaagaTTTCAACACCAGCAGCAACCTGACTGTCCACATGAGGACTCACACGGGCGAGAAGCCGTATTCATGCAAAATGTGTGGGAAGAGTTTCAGTCGAAATGATGCGTTACAAATCCACATGAGAAGTCACACGGGCGATCGGCCATACTTCTGTAAGTTTTGTGGTAAAACGTTCACCGACTCCTCAACTCTgagaagacacacagagctgcacacgGGCGACAGGTGCTGCCCCTGCCCCGTCTGTGGGAAGCGATTCAGCAACACGTCGCTGTTGACGAGTCACATGCGATCTCACACGGGCGAGAAGCCTTTCTACTGTGAAGTGTGTGGGAAGAGCTTCCGTCACAGTGCTGGCTTGAACGCCCACATGAGGATTCACAGAGGCGAGAAGCCGTATTTTTGTAAATTATGTGGGAAAAGTTTCCATCACAACACCGGCCTGAACGCCCACATGAGGCTCCATGCAGGTGAGAAGCCGTTCACctgtgacacctgtggccagtCGTTTTCTACCTCAGCAGCCTGTGAAAATCACATGAAAGAGCACACGGTGGAGAAACCGTACACCTGCACAACGTGCAGCATGAGCTTCAGTCAGCACAGAAACTTAGAGATACACATGAAGGCCCATGGAGAGCACGGCGGAGGAACATCTGTGGAGGGAAACAGTCTGTGA